From Butyricimonas paravirosa, one genomic window encodes:
- the ftsZ gene encoding cell division protein FtsZ, which yields MVDGLINFNQFEITTPIIKVIGVGGGGGNAVEYMYRQGICDVDFVLCNTDSQILEHSPIPTIIQLGKTLTEGRGAGNRPEIGEAAANESIDDIKALLSTNTKMVFITAAMGGGTGTGAAPVIAKVAKDMGILTVGIVTIPSRFEGPKRLDQAREGVKRLKEHVDSLIIIDNEKIQRIFGSQTLSSAFAKANDVLNIAAKGIAEIITLPGYINVDFADVRTVMTDSGIAIMGAAKASGEDRAKRVIAEALNSPLLNKSDILGASDILLNITSGTDEITMDEMSEITNYVIKEVGDNAAIIWGVGTDEALEDAISVTVIATGFPMEDVENTFTKPLKGVASVNDVSEEAVDAARTKKIKDGVKDYVQVILKESEVVLQPDLSPEKIEELATTPAYTRRHLKIDRP from the coding sequence ATGGTAGATGGATTGATAAATTTTAACCAGTTTGAGATTACTACCCCGATTATTAAGGTGATCGGAGTCGGAGGTGGTGGCGGTAATGCTGTGGAATACATGTACAGGCAAGGGATCTGTGACGTGGATTTCGTGTTGTGTAATACCGATTCGCAAATATTGGAACATAGTCCTATTCCGACCATTATTCAATTGGGGAAGACCCTGACTGAAGGACGGGGAGCGGGGAACCGACCGGAAATCGGAGAGGCTGCCGCTAACGAGAGTATTGATGATATAAAAGCGTTGTTGAGTACCAATACGAAGATGGTGTTTATCACGGCAGCAATGGGGGGTGGTACCGGGACCGGTGCGGCACCCGTGATTGCCAAGGTTGCCAAGGATATGGGTATTCTGACGGTGGGTATTGTGACGATACCTTCCCGCTTCGAGGGGCCGAAACGTTTGGATCAGGCTCGTGAAGGGGTAAAAAGATTAAAAGAACACGTGGATTCTTTGATTATCATAGATAATGAGAAGATACAACGGATATTCGGATCGCAAACATTGTCGAGTGCATTTGCCAAGGCTAACGACGTGTTGAATATTGCTGCCAAGGGTATTGCGGAGATTATCACGTTACCGGGATATATAAACGTCGATTTTGCCGACGTGAGAACGGTGATGACGGATAGTGGAATTGCTATTATGGGTGCGGCGAAAGCCTCCGGTGAAGACCGGGCGAAGCGGGTGATTGCCGAGGCTTTGAATAGCCCTCTGCTGAATAAGAGCGATATACTGGGAGCTAGTGACATCTTGTTGAATATTACATCCGGGACGGATGAAATTACGATGGATGAGATGAGTGAAATCACGAATTACGTGATTAAGGAAGTAGGTGATAATGCAGCTATAATCTGGGGAGTGGGAACCGATGAGGCGCTGGAAGATGCAATTTCCGTGACGGTGATTGCTACCGGCTTTCCCATGGAGGACGTGGAAAACACGTTCACGAAACCCTTGAAGGGAGTTGCGTCCGTGAATGATGTTTCGGAAGAGGCGGTGGATGCCGCCCGTACGAAAAAAATCAAGGACGGGGTAAAGGATTACGTACAGGTCA
- the ftsZ gene encoding cell division protein FtsZ translates to MLNEDDLLVVNIPPQEESIIKVIGVGGGGSNAVNHMCRQGIRGVEFVVCNTDIQALRISPVKNRIQIGKELTEGRGAGSLPERGKQSAIESLDYIKTILERNTKMVFITAGMGGGTGTGAAPIIAKQARELGILTIGIVTIPFSFEGRKRVEQAMEGVDELSNYVDALLIICNEKLRDMYGDLKLSKAFEMADNVLTIAAKSIAEIITLKGFVNVDFADVEVVMRNSGVALMGAGESVGENRALEAAKMALESPLLNSNDIRGASNILLNMLYGSKEITMDEITLITDYVKELVGNDVDVIWGAGKDDALGDELHVAVIATGFNGSPIERKKTNISFKVETVEDLEMQTVDARKLEEEERMRKQKLEESRRLRQQRGEQRRDVGKRQRAIVFDDDDDDEPVREEETHRKRIEEYDREFELENGRKRGKNEVPDVDSWFKRKLGNMFNEDMNRDSQM, encoded by the coding sequence ATGCTTAATGAAGATGATTTATTGGTTGTGAATATTCCACCACAGGAAGAATCGATTATCAAGGTGATCGGAGTGGGTGGAGGCGGTAGTAATGCCGTGAACCATATGTGCCGTCAGGGTATTCGGGGCGTAGAGTTCGTGGTGTGTAACACGGATATACAGGCGTTGCGGATTAGTCCCGTGAAGAATCGTATTCAGATCGGTAAGGAGCTTACCGAGGGGCGTGGAGCGGGAAGTTTGCCGGAACGCGGTAAACAGTCGGCTATTGAAAGTCTGGATTATATCAAAACGATATTGGAGCGTAACACGAAAATGGTGTTTATCACGGCAGGTATGGGGGGTGGAACCGGAACGGGTGCCGCACCTATTATTGCTAAACAAGCTCGTGAGTTAGGTATTTTGACTATCGGAATCGTGACGATCCCTTTCAGTTTTGAGGGACGGAAACGGGTGGAGCAAGCTATGGAGGGTGTTGACGAGTTGTCGAATTACGTGGATGCCCTGTTGATTATATGTAACGAGAAGTTGCGGGATATGTACGGGGATTTGAAGTTGTCGAAAGCGTTCGAGATGGCGGATAACGTGTTGACGATTGCGGCTAAGAGTATAGCGGAGATCATCACGCTGAAGGGATTCGTGAACGTGGACTTTGCGGACGTGGAGGTGGTGATGCGGAATAGTGGGGTGGCGCTGATGGGTGCCGGAGAGTCGGTTGGTGAGAATCGTGCGCTGGAGGCTGCGAAGATGGCATTGGAATCGCCCTTGTTGAATAGTAATGATATTCGGGGGGCATCTAATATATTGTTGAATATGTTGTACGGTAGTAAGGAGATCACGATGGATGAGATTACCTTGATTACCGATTACGTGAAGGAGTTGGTCGGGAACGATGTGGACGTGATTTGGGGGGCTGGTAAGGATGATGCTCTAGGTGATGAGTTGCACGTGGCTGTGATTGCTACCGGGTTTAACGGTTCACCGATCGAGAGAAAGAAGACGAATATTTCTTTCAAGGTGGAGACCGTGGAAGATTTGGAGATGCAGACGGTGGATGCCCGGAAGTTGGAGGAAGAGGAGCGGATGCGCAAGCAAAAACTGGAGGAAAGTCGTCGATTACGTCAACAACGAGGAGAACAGCGGCGAGATGTCGGGAAACGTCAACGGGCTATCGTGTTTGACGACGATGATGACGATGAACCGGTTCGGGAAGAGGAGACTCATCGGAAACGGATCGAGGAGTACGACCGGGAATTTGAACTGGAGAACGGACGCAAACGGGGAAAGAATGAGGTGCCGGATGTAGATAGTTGGTTCAAGCGTAAGCTGGGGAATATGTTCAACGAGGATATGAATAGGGATTCACAAATGTAA
- a CDS encoding cell division FtsA domain-containing protein, whose translation MGFVASLDMGSGKMVMALGEKSGSDCRLVGVISIASQGVKRGKIVDKLRAKACIQRLLDRFKSEYEVHIDALNVALSGAWVKQIEDRENIKFSRPKSIDQGDLQEMEKKCRSVVGAGDEEVVDVVPFAYYVDKESEVNPVGVTAKRLDVHYHVYVARSSELRDLRDMFANLGVDKIDFYSMAGAAQKALITAGSDMFNFALLDLGADSIKVQVFQDGLVYFDEELPLGCSTIDGDINTAFSINDMEKARKLKEEFGMALRASCKNRKIMIPDTKYCIDSHDLVHVEQSRLEELLEGAIFQMQESGCYEDLDDGILLTGGGCQVAGIEVLLSKLSGHSVGFAKVASVKADREASLKSPAYFTALGLLQCERREVRKPKSGGWFSNFFKE comes from the coding sequence ATGGGGTTTGTAGCTTCTTTGGATATGGGGTCTGGAAAAATGGTGATGGCTCTCGGAGAAAAGTCCGGGAGTGATTGTCGTTTGGTCGGTGTCATAAGTATTGCCTCACAAGGAGTTAAACGGGGCAAAATTGTTGATAAACTTCGGGCGAAAGCGTGTATCCAGCGTTTGTTGGATCGTTTTAAGAGCGAGTATGAGGTTCATATTGATGCTTTGAATGTCGCTTTGAGCGGGGCGTGGGTGAAACAGATTGAAGACCGGGAGAATATCAAGTTTTCCCGTCCGAAGAGTATAGACCAAGGGGATTTGCAGGAGATGGAGAAAAAGTGTCGGAGCGTGGTGGGGGCCGGTGATGAGGAAGTGGTGGATGTCGTTCCGTTCGCTTATTACGTGGATAAGGAGAGTGAGGTGAACCCGGTGGGAGTTACGGCGAAACGGTTGGATGTCCATTATCACGTCTATGTGGCAAGGAGTAGTGAGTTGAGGGATTTGAGGGATATGTTTGCCAATCTAGGGGTTGATAAGATAGATTTTTATTCGATGGCCGGGGCCGCGCAGAAGGCTTTGATCACGGCAGGATCGGATATGTTTAATTTCGCTTTGCTTGATTTGGGTGCGGATAGTATCAAAGTACAGGTTTTCCAAGACGGGCTTGTTTATTTTGACGAGGAGTTGCCATTGGGATGCAGCACGATTGACGGGGATATAAATACAGCATTTTCGATTAATGATATGGAGAAGGCACGCAAGCTGAAAGAAGAGTTCGGTATGGCGTTGCGGGCATCGTGCAAGAACCGGAAGATTATGATTCCCGATACGAAGTATTGTATTGATAGTCATGATTTGGTACACGTGGAGCAATCCCGTTTGGAGGAGTTGTTGGAGGGGGCTATTTTCCAAATGCAGGAAAGTGGTTGCTACGAAGATTTGGATGACGGAATTTTGTTGACTGGAGGCGGTTGTCAGGTGGCGGGGATCGAGGTGTTGTTGTCCAAGTTGTCGGGACATTCGGTCGGATTTGCAAAGGTGGCAAGTGTTAAAGCGGATCGGGAGGCTAGTTTGAAGTCCCCGGCGTATTTTACGGCTTTGGGACTGTTGCAATGTGAACGTCGGGAGGTGAGAAAGCCTAAATCCGGTGGATGGTTTAGTAATTTTTTTAAAGAATAA
- a CDS encoding cell division protein FtsQ/DivIB has protein sequence MATKSGEVTCRGVRVAVKNTDVNVFVDEEDVMKAIKKGYGDIMDKSILAVNKDSLERVLVKNPMIKSAQVYYSLDGYIHVNIQQREPVLRVLTGEGYYVDRDGRVMPLSSKFTSRVVVATGDINKKFACEKLGPFAMKLKNEPFWDAYIEQLVVRSNEDVVMIPKVGDFRIVLGKVDDCEARLEKLMLFLKDGITKKGWNRYKEINLKFDNQVVCVRK, from the coding sequence GTGGCGACAAAATCGGGGGAGGTAACATGTAGAGGGGTACGGGTGGCTGTCAAGAATACGGATGTTAACGTGTTTGTCGACGAGGAGGATGTTATGAAGGCGATAAAGAAGGGGTACGGAGACATTATGGACAAAAGTATATTGGCGGTGAATAAAGATAGTTTGGAAAGGGTGCTTGTCAAGAATCCGATGATTAAATCGGCTCAGGTTTACTACAGTTTAGACGGTTATATTCATGTAAATATCCAACAACGTGAACCTGTTTTGAGAGTACTAACGGGTGAAGGGTATTACGTGGATCGTGACGGGAGAGTGATGCCGTTGTCTTCTAAGTTTACTTCCAGGGTTGTTGTAGCAACCGGTGATATAAATAAGAAATTCGCTTGCGAGAAACTGGGTCCTTTTGCGATGAAATTGAAGAATGAACCATTTTGGGACGCGTATATCGAACAACTGGTTGTGAGGTCGAACGAGGATGTTGTGATGATTCCTAAAGTGGGGGATTTCCGGATCGTGTTGGGAAAGGTGGATGATTGCGAGGCGAGGTTGGAGAAGTTGATGTTGTTTCTGAAGGACGGTATCACGAAAAAAGGGTGGAATCGTTACAAGGAAATCAATTTGAAGTTTGACAACCAAGTTGTTTGTGTTAGAAAATAA
- the murC gene encoding UDP-N-acetylmuramate--L-alanine ligase: MDIKNIKAVYFVGIGGIGMSALARYFKVMGYEVAGYDRTSSPLTRKMTDKEGFEITYEDDEKGVREVFRDKEHTLVVYTPAVPQENRILSFFRDNGYALHKRAEVLGFLSHSKKALCIAGTHGKTTTTTMLAFLLNRSHVGCSAFLGGISSNFGTNLLIDKDSDYVVIEADEYDRSFLHLHPEIAVITAMDADHLDIYGTHEHLIEAFEEFALQTRGELFLRKGLELKKRTITGYYAAGEKADYYADRLRVDNGSYLFDYIGKDVEIRDLRICFPGRVNVENATAAITVALYAGVTPEEIRVALPLFKGVSRRFDVHAKGDRLIYIDDYAHHPREIEASLSSIREMWPDKRLTVAFQPHLYSRTNDFYPEFAKSLNLADQVILLDIYPAREQPIPGVTSGLIADRLTVPFVRVTKEEFPEYVKENVKEGVFMTVGAGDIDRFIPIFTEMFGGTDC, translated from the coding sequence ATGGATATTAAGAATATAAAGGCGGTGTATTTCGTGGGTATCGGGGGGATTGGAATGAGTGCGTTGGCTCGTTATTTTAAGGTGATGGGTTACGAGGTGGCAGGATATGACCGGACATCGTCACCGTTGACACGAAAAATGACGGACAAAGAAGGGTTTGAGATTACTTACGAGGATGACGAGAAGGGAGTTCGGGAGGTTTTCCGGGATAAGGAGCATACGTTGGTGGTATATACTCCGGCGGTACCGCAGGAAAATCGTATTCTTAGTTTTTTCCGGGATAACGGGTACGCTTTGCATAAACGGGCGGAGGTGCTGGGATTTTTGTCCCATAGTAAAAAAGCGCTTTGCATTGCCGGAACGCATGGAAAGACGACGACCACGACGATGCTGGCTTTTCTGTTGAATCGTTCGCACGTGGGATGTAGTGCTTTCCTAGGGGGAATTTCCTCTAATTTCGGCACGAATTTATTGATTGATAAGGATTCGGATTACGTGGTGATTGAGGCGGACGAGTATGATCGTTCATTTTTGCATTTACATCCGGAGATTGCGGTAATCACGGCTATGGATGCGGATCATCTGGATATATACGGGACGCACGAGCATTTGATCGAGGCTTTCGAGGAGTTTGCCTTGCAGACACGAGGTGAGTTGTTTTTACGTAAGGGGTTGGAATTGAAAAAAAGAACGATTACCGGGTATTATGCTGCCGGGGAGAAAGCGGATTATTATGCCGATCGGTTGCGGGTGGATAACGGGAGTTACTTGTTTGATTATATCGGGAAAGATGTGGAGATAAGGGATTTGAGAATATGTTTTCCGGGGCGGGTGAACGTGGAGAACGCGACGGCTGCAATCACGGTGGCTTTGTATGCAGGAGTGACACCGGAAGAGATTCGGGTGGCTTTGCCTTTGTTTAAAGGGGTTTCCCGTAGGTTTGACGTACACGCGAAGGGTGACCGATTGATTTATATTGACGATTACGCTCATCATCCGCGGGAGATTGAGGCGTCTCTTTCTTCTATTCGGGAGATGTGGCCGGATAAGAGGTTGACGGTAGCTTTTCAGCCTCATTTGTACTCACGGACAAATGATTTTTACCCGGAGTTCGCGAAGAGTTTGAATCTCGCGGATCAGGTGATCCTGCTGGATATTTACCCGGCACGGGAACAACCGATTCCGGGGGTGACGTCGGGGTTGATTGCCGATCGACTGACGGTGCCATTCGTGCGGGTGACGAAGGAAGAGTTTCCGGAGTATGTGAAGGAGAACGTGAAGGAGGGAGTTTTTATGACCGTGGGTGCCGGGGATATAGATCGTTTTATTCCGATTTTCACGGAGATGTTTGGAGGGACGGATTGTTGA
- the murG gene encoding undecaprenyldiphospho-muramoylpentapeptide beta-N-acetylglucosaminyltransferase: MKKVIISGGGTGGHIFPALSIANALKRLNKDIEILFVGAEGKMEMEKVPEAGYKIVGLPVRGLQRKLTLNNLKVLWNLWRSLKKAKRVVREFKPDVVVGVGGYASGPIGKVATNAGIPLVLQEQNSYAGVTNKLLAKKAAKICVAYEGMERFFPKEKIIFTGNPVRKDLLNAVNERVEGIAFYGLDANKKTVLVTGGSLGAGSINKAMVRWLEKIAGWKDVQVIWQCGSYYHKELEEQLKGRMPENVKFMPFLKRMDLAYACADLVVARAGAGTISELCLLGKAVVLVPSPNVAEDHQTKNAMALVNKQAAVMVKDAEVVERLGEVMERLLQDDGERKSLSEHILTLAMKDSDEVIAREILKIV, from the coding sequence ATGAAGAAAGTAATTATTAGTGGAGGCGGAACGGGAGGACATATATTTCCTGCCCTTTCTATTGCGAATGCGCTGAAACGGTTGAATAAGGATATAGAGATTCTGTTCGTGGGGGCAGAGGGGAAGATGGAGATGGAGAAGGTGCCGGAAGCCGGGTATAAGATCGTGGGATTACCGGTGAGAGGGTTACAACGTAAGCTGACGTTGAATAATCTGAAAGTATTGTGGAATTTATGGCGGAGTTTGAAGAAGGCCAAACGAGTGGTGCGGGAGTTTAAACCGGATGTAGTAGTTGGTGTTGGGGGATATGCTAGCGGGCCGATTGGAAAGGTGGCCACGAACGCGGGTATTCCGTTGGTGTTGCAGGAGCAAAATTCATACGCCGGGGTGACCAATAAGTTGCTGGCAAAGAAGGCTGCCAAGATTTGTGTGGCTTACGAGGGAATGGAACGTTTTTTTCCAAAGGAAAAGATTATATTTACGGGGAATCCGGTGCGGAAGGATTTGTTGAATGCCGTGAATGAACGGGTGGAGGGGATTGCTTTCTACGGGCTGGATGCGAATAAGAAAACGGTGCTGGTCACCGGAGGTAGTCTGGGTGCCGGGTCGATTAACAAGGCTATGGTGAGATGGTTGGAGAAGATTGCGGGGTGGAAGGACGTGCAGGTGATTTGGCAGTGCGGGAGTTATTACCACAAGGAGCTGGAAGAACAATTGAAGGGACGTATGCCGGAAAACGTGAAGTTTATGCCGTTTTTGAAACGGATGGATTTGGCGTATGCTTGTGCTGATTTGGTGGTGGCAAGAGCGGGTGCGGGTACGATTTCTGAGTTGTGCTTGCTGGGAAAAGCCGTGGTGTTAGTGCCCTCGCCTAACGTGGCAGAAGATCACCAGACAAAGAATGCTATGGCGCTGGTGAATAAACAAGCTGCCGTGATGGTGAAGGATGCCGAGGTGGTGGAGCGTTTGGGAGAGGTGATGGAACGCCTGTTGCAGGATGACGGGGAACGGAAAAGTTTGTCCGAGCATATCTTGACGCTGGCAATGAAGGATTCGGATGAGGTGATTGCGAGGGAAATATTGAAGATAGTTTAA
- a CDS encoding FtsW/RodA/SpoVE family cell cycle protein — MLNLKNKVVFKGDRTLWYVVIGLMLASLIVVYSSTGSLAFRVRGGNTSYYLIKQLFLMFGCMVVILTLQSFHYKYFLSFAKIVLGMSLIFLLWAKFAGTTLNDAGRWVTIPGIGFTFQPSEMAKLGIIMYCARAIAFEQTEECCSNNVLWRMTLVVPVLFLIFMENFSTSALLGGVCLVMLFVGRLYWKTYAKLIGVIVGLMILMLAVVFIVPEKHLKSAGRLLTVKSRIEHFVNPSETDSDDSYQSDQAKIAVAKGGLMGLGPGNSVQRNFLPHPYSDFIFAIIVEEYGLVGAGIVMLLYLIILYRVGVIVRRCTRMFPAILVAGLGLCIVFQALINMGVCVGLFPVTGQPLPLVSMGGTSLLFTSASFGMILSVSHTFSEEGEREEKEKLKMAAQGINEEEENEEN, encoded by the coding sequence ATGTTGAATCTAAAGAATAAGGTGGTATTTAAGGGGGATCGGACGTTGTGGTACGTGGTCATCGGGTTGATGCTGGCCTCGTTGATCGTGGTGTATTCTTCGACGGGGAGTCTGGCGTTTCGTGTGCGGGGAGGGAATACCAGTTATTATTTGATTAAACAGTTGTTTTTGATGTTCGGGTGTATGGTGGTGATTCTGACATTGCAGTCGTTTCATTACAAGTACTTCCTTTCGTTTGCCAAGATCGTGCTGGGAATGTCGTTGATATTCCTGTTGTGGGCGAAGTTTGCGGGTACGACGTTGAATGATGCGGGGCGTTGGGTGACGATTCCGGGAATCGGGTTCACGTTCCAGCCTTCGGAAATGGCGAAACTGGGGATTATTATGTACTGTGCCCGTGCGATTGCTTTTGAACAAACGGAGGAGTGTTGTAGCAATAATGTGTTATGGCGGATGACGTTAGTGGTGCCGGTGCTGTTCTTGATTTTTATGGAGAATTTCTCGACATCGGCATTGCTGGGCGGGGTTTGTTTGGTGATGTTGTTTGTCGGACGTTTATACTGGAAGACGTACGCGAAGTTGATCGGGGTGATTGTGGGGTTGATGATTTTGATGCTGGCGGTTGTTTTTATCGTTCCGGAAAAGCATTTGAAGTCTGCGGGACGTTTGTTGACGGTGAAAAGCCGTATCGAGCATTTCGTGAACCCGAGCGAGACGGACAGTGACGATTCGTACCAATCGGATCAGGCGAAGATTGCCGTGGCAAAAGGAGGATTGATGGGACTGGGACCGGGAAATAGCGTGCAGAGGAATTTCTTGCCTCACCCGTATTCGGATTTTATATTTGCTATTATTGTGGAGGAATATGGGCTGGTTGGGGCCGGGATCGTGATGTTGCTTTACCTGATTATTTTGTACCGGGTAGGGGTGATCGTGCGACGTTGCACGAGGATGTTCCCGGCGATTCTGGTGGCCGGATTGGGGCTGTGTATCGTGTTTCAGGCATTGATTAACATGGGGGTTTGCGTGGGACTTTTCCCCGTGACCGGACAGCCGTTGCCGCTGGTGAGTATGGGGGGTACCTCTCTGTTGTTCACGAGTGCGTCTTTCGGGATGATATTGAGTGTCAGTCATACTTTCTCGGAAGAGGGAGAACGGGAAGAGAAGGAGAAACTAAAGATGGCCGCTCAAGGTATAAACGAGGAAGAAGAGAACGAGGAAAATTGA